One segment of Panicum virgatum strain AP13 chromosome 3K, P.virgatum_v5, whole genome shotgun sequence DNA contains the following:
- the LOC120699716 gene encoding calmodulin-binding protein 60 C-like isoform X1 translates to MAPPSSSRRLPWSSNGDGGEMSLPRRRWQSIVLQVRGTRRKTTTTTEGLFGFRRIMEAEFMGMFLPVFGSMMRRLVSEEVEKAMFRQFSAPAAPPRLLVDWNQRPRYHLVFLNGLKPVYTMTRLEPDDGTAIKVAIVERLENNRTNIIQFGPLSSARVEVVALHGNFNAKSEECWSLEEFNKHIVTGREKSAQLLTGNLTLKLNGGEALLENAFFTDNSSFTSTKMFRLGLRLVNPSGERVLEGLTKPFRVKERRVEGFEKHYPPMLDDEVWRLKKIRKTGAYHQALSDNGIDSVKKFLQAYMKDEQKLVKLFNKMPQSTWKSIIEHAMTCKFGDNLYLYEVKDSDAGLYFDEIYQLVGVKFGDCYKSIHQLDQIEKNLVDSFKKVAYQNIDGIQSNYKMANNYPVLHRFPAQGTSLMSPVLPNQQILNYGQHSSYLGDTFSTSQGFRSNHSRENFNTSQGSSNVPVDMSQFVQGQASNDVQMIHEPITNRDVQYNSSQGTLLPAPRITQLQIPNNEITYFGRDASPPAVVPDDILVSQAAARFNQGRQREPSHFSEESYNLLPMSSTDAFMSLMQPQFHLLSNGENSSNQWNQRYHGETIMQLQQVTGFQTSRTNSFDSSSCEDLIHNFISQIPNSDRAAMPLSPRKWFKIKVAFKLASVGRLSRISRRGLHCPTPRPRLVPTI, encoded by the exons ATGgctcctccttcctccagcAGGCGCCTCCCATGGTCTTccaacggcgacggcggcgagatgTCCCTGCCTCGCAGGCGGTGGCAGTCGATTGTGCT GCAGGTGAGGGGaacgaggaggaagacgacgacgacgacggaggGGTTGTTTGGGTTCAGACGGATCATGGAGGCGGAGTTCATGGGCATGTTCCTTCCGGTCTTCGGGTCAATGATGCGGAGATTG GTTTCAGAGGAGGTAGAGAAAGCAATGTTCAGACAGTTCAGTGCACCCGCGGCACCTCCAAG ATTACTAGTAGACTGGAATCAGCGCCCGAGGTACCACCTCGTATTCCTGAATGGTCTAAAACCAGTTTACACAATGACGAGATTAGAACCAGACGATGGAACTGCAATTAAGGTGGCAATAGTTGAAAGACTTGAAAACAACCGGACGAACATCATTCAGTTCGGTCCTCTTTCTTCAGCTAGGGTTGAGGTTGTCGCCCTCCATGGCAATTTCAATGCTAAAAGTGAGGAATGCTGGAGCCTAGAAGAGTTTAACAAGCATATAGTAACCGGCCGAGAGAAGAGCGCGCAACTCCTCACAGGCAATCTGACACTGAAGCTCAATGGTGGGGAGGCTCTGcttgaaaatgcatttttcaCTGATAACTCCAGCTTCACTAGCACCAAGATGTTCAGGCTGGGGTTGAGGCTTGTGAATCCTTCTGGTGAGAGAGTTCTTGAAGGACTCACCAAGCCTTTTCGTGTGAAGGAACGCAGGGTAGAAG GATTTGAAAAGCACTACCCTCCGATGCTGGATGATGAAGTATGGCGTTTGAAAAAGATACGCAAAACTGGTGCTTACCACCAGGCCTTGTCAGATAATGGAATCGATTCCGTGAAAAAGTTCTTACAGGCTTATATGAAGGATGAACAGAAGCTTGTAAAG CTTTTCAACAAGATGCCACAGTCAACATGGAAATCCATAATAGAGCATGCCATGACATGCAAATTTGGCGACAATCTTTATCTTTATGAAGTTAAGGACAGCGATGCAGGTCTCTACTTTGATGAGATATATCAGCTTGTTGGGGTGAAGTTTGGTGATTGTTACAAGTCCATTCATCAGCTTGACCAAATAGAGAAG AATTTGGTGGACTCCTTTAAGAAAGTGGCCTATCAGAATATAGATGGCATTCAGTCTAACTACAAGATGGCGAACAACTATCCTGTACTCCACAGGTTCCCAGCTCAGGGCACTTCCCTGATGAGTCCTGTTCTTCCAAATCAGCAGATACTGAACTATG GTCAACACAGTTCATATTTGGGAGATACCTTTTCAACTAGTCAAGGATTTAGGTCAAATCATTCAAGAGAGAATTTTAACACATCCCAAGGATCCAGTAAT GTTCCAGTTGATATGTCTCAATTTGTTCAAGGACAAGCTTCTAATGATGTGCAGATGATACATGAGCCAATAACAAATAGAGACGTACAATACAATTCAAGCCAAGGAACCTTATTACCTGCACCAAGGATTACTCAGCTGCAGATACCAAACAATGAAATAACATATTTTGGAAGAGATGCTAGTCCTCCCGCTGTTGTTCCTGATGACATTCTGGTCAGTCAGGCTGCTGCGAGATTTAATCAGGGGAGACAGAGAGAGCCATCTCATTTCTCTGAAGAATCATACAAT TTGCTTCCTATGTCATCTACAGATGCGTTCATGTCTTTGATGCAACCTCAATTCCACCTTCTAAGCAACG GTGAGAATTCCAGCAACCAATGGAACCAACGATACCATGGTGAAACAATAATGCAGCTACAACAAGTTACTGGATTTCAGACATCACGTACAAACAGCTTTGACTCTAGCTCATGTGAGGATCTCATACATAACTTCATCTCTCAGATCCCTAACAGTGACAGGGCAGCGATGCCACTTTCTCCACGCAAGTGGTTCAAGATCAAGGTGGCATTCAAGCTAGCATCCGTGGGGAGGCTCTCCAGGATCTCAAGAAGGGGTCTGCACTGCCCCACGCCAAGACCAAGGCTTGTACCAACAATATGA
- the LOC120699716 gene encoding calmodulin-binding protein 60 E-like isoform X2, whose product MAPPSSSRRLPWSSNGDGGEMSLPRRRWQSIVLQVRGTRRKTTTTTEGLFGFRRIMEAEFMGMFLPVFGSMMRRLVSEEVEKAMFRQFSAPAAPPRLLVDWNQRPRYHLVFLNGLKPVYTMTRLEPDDGTAIKVAIVERLENNRTNIIQFGPLSSARVEVVALHGNFNAKSEECWSLEEFNKHIVTGREKSAQLLTGNLTLKLNGGEALLENAFFTDNSSFTSTKMFRLGLRLVNPSGERVLEGLTKPFRVKERRVEGFEKHYPPMLDDEVWRLKKIRKTGAYHQALSDNGIDSVKKFLQAYMKDEQKLVKLFNKMPQSTWKSIIEHAMTCKFGDNLYLYEVKDSDAGLYFDEIYQLVGVKFGDCYKSIHQLDQIEKNLVDSFKKVAYQNIDGIQSNYKMANNYPVLHRFPAQGTSLMSPVLPNQQILNYGQHSSYLGDTFSTSQGFRSNHSRENFNTSQGSSNMIHEPITNRDVQYNSSQGTLLPAPRITQLQIPNNEITYFGRDASPPAVVPDDILVSQAAARFNQGRQREPSHFSEESYNLLPMSSTDAFMSLMQPQFHLLSNGENSSNQWNQRYHGETIMQLQQVTGFQTSRTNSFDSSSCEDLIHNFISQIPNSDRAAMPLSPRKWFKIKVAFKLASVGRLSRISRRGLHCPTPRPRLVPTI is encoded by the exons ATGgctcctccttcctccagcAGGCGCCTCCCATGGTCTTccaacggcgacggcggcgagatgTCCCTGCCTCGCAGGCGGTGGCAGTCGATTGTGCT GCAGGTGAGGGGaacgaggaggaagacgacgacgacgacggaggGGTTGTTTGGGTTCAGACGGATCATGGAGGCGGAGTTCATGGGCATGTTCCTTCCGGTCTTCGGGTCAATGATGCGGAGATTG GTTTCAGAGGAGGTAGAGAAAGCAATGTTCAGACAGTTCAGTGCACCCGCGGCACCTCCAAG ATTACTAGTAGACTGGAATCAGCGCCCGAGGTACCACCTCGTATTCCTGAATGGTCTAAAACCAGTTTACACAATGACGAGATTAGAACCAGACGATGGAACTGCAATTAAGGTGGCAATAGTTGAAAGACTTGAAAACAACCGGACGAACATCATTCAGTTCGGTCCTCTTTCTTCAGCTAGGGTTGAGGTTGTCGCCCTCCATGGCAATTTCAATGCTAAAAGTGAGGAATGCTGGAGCCTAGAAGAGTTTAACAAGCATATAGTAACCGGCCGAGAGAAGAGCGCGCAACTCCTCACAGGCAATCTGACACTGAAGCTCAATGGTGGGGAGGCTCTGcttgaaaatgcatttttcaCTGATAACTCCAGCTTCACTAGCACCAAGATGTTCAGGCTGGGGTTGAGGCTTGTGAATCCTTCTGGTGAGAGAGTTCTTGAAGGACTCACCAAGCCTTTTCGTGTGAAGGAACGCAGGGTAGAAG GATTTGAAAAGCACTACCCTCCGATGCTGGATGATGAAGTATGGCGTTTGAAAAAGATACGCAAAACTGGTGCTTACCACCAGGCCTTGTCAGATAATGGAATCGATTCCGTGAAAAAGTTCTTACAGGCTTATATGAAGGATGAACAGAAGCTTGTAAAG CTTTTCAACAAGATGCCACAGTCAACATGGAAATCCATAATAGAGCATGCCATGACATGCAAATTTGGCGACAATCTTTATCTTTATGAAGTTAAGGACAGCGATGCAGGTCTCTACTTTGATGAGATATATCAGCTTGTTGGGGTGAAGTTTGGTGATTGTTACAAGTCCATTCATCAGCTTGACCAAATAGAGAAG AATTTGGTGGACTCCTTTAAGAAAGTGGCCTATCAGAATATAGATGGCATTCAGTCTAACTACAAGATGGCGAACAACTATCCTGTACTCCACAGGTTCCCAGCTCAGGGCACTTCCCTGATGAGTCCTGTTCTTCCAAATCAGCAGATACTGAACTATG GTCAACACAGTTCATATTTGGGAGATACCTTTTCAACTAGTCAAGGATTTAGGTCAAATCATTCAAGAGAGAATTTTAACACATCCCAAGGATCCAGTAAT ATGATACATGAGCCAATAACAAATAGAGACGTACAATACAATTCAAGCCAAGGAACCTTATTACCTGCACCAAGGATTACTCAGCTGCAGATACCAAACAATGAAATAACATATTTTGGAAGAGATGCTAGTCCTCCCGCTGTTGTTCCTGATGACATTCTGGTCAGTCAGGCTGCTGCGAGATTTAATCAGGGGAGACAGAGAGAGCCATCTCATTTCTCTGAAGAATCATACAAT TTGCTTCCTATGTCATCTACAGATGCGTTCATGTCTTTGATGCAACCTCAATTCCACCTTCTAAGCAACG GTGAGAATTCCAGCAACCAATGGAACCAACGATACCATGGTGAAACAATAATGCAGCTACAACAAGTTACTGGATTTCAGACATCACGTACAAACAGCTTTGACTCTAGCTCATGTGAGGATCTCATACATAACTTCATCTCTCAGATCCCTAACAGTGACAGGGCAGCGATGCCACTTTCTCCACGCAAGTGGTTCAAGATCAAGGTGGCATTCAAGCTAGCATCCGTGGGGAGGCTCTCCAGGATCTCAAGAAGGGGTCTGCACTGCCCCACGCCAAGACCAAGGCTTGTACCAACAATATGA